One Xyrauchen texanus isolate HMW12.3.18 chromosome 44, RBS_HiC_50CHRs, whole genome shotgun sequence DNA segment encodes these proteins:
- the LOC127636360 gene encoding olfactory receptor 2AT4-like, which produces MTWKNQTTASAVTEFFIVGFPGLQPKFYNLMATVLFCIYMAVITGNCLVVVLFIIERSLHKPMYIVMLSLSLSDIGFCTVALPKLISRYWVNDGYIAFYVCMLQRQLIHYFGTLNSLIMMIMALDRYLAICYPLRYPVLMPNRTMRILLGLSWCSAMIAPTVSSVLTLQMPFCGPNMILHCFCDASSMNQLACANITHQSLVSYCIAMFVLLVPFSLILISYVSILVSVLRIANAQGRLKALSTCATQLTIITLYFVPRFVVYASTSLPNVPITISSSQRIALIMFYSLLPPLVNPFIYCIRIKEIRQFLLKCVQKHCVQKNRRGKRLTISK; this is translated from the coding sequence ATGACATGGAAGAACCAAACAACAGCTTCTGCTGTAACAGAGTTTTTCATTGTGGGCTTCCCTGGACTTCAGCCTAAATTCTACAACCTGATGGCCACCGTTTTATTCTGCATCTACATGGCTGTGATTACGGGAAACTGTCTCGTTGTGGTCCTTTTTATAATTGAACGCAGCCTTCATAAGCCAATGTATATTGTCATgctgagtttgtctttgtctGATATTGGTTTTTGCACTGTTGCCTTGCCAAAATTGATTTCTCGTTATTGGGTTAATGACGGCTATATTGCTTTCTATGTTTGTATGTTGCAAAGGCAGCTAATTCACTACTTTGGTACTCTAAACTCTCTTATCATGATGATCATGGCTCTAGATCGGTACTTGGCAATCTGTTACCCACTAAGATACCCAGTTTTAATGCCTAACCGCACAATGAGAATTTTACTAGGGTTGTCATGGTGTTCTGCAATGATTGCCCCAACTGTTAGTTCAGTGCTGACATTGCAAATGCCATTCTGTGGGCCAAATATGATCCTTCATTGTTTTTGTGACGCCTCCTCTATGAACCAGCTTGCCTGTGCTAATATCACACATCAGAGCCTTGTGTCCTATTGTATAGCAATGTTTGTTCTTCTTGTACCATTCTCTTTAATTCTCATTTCCTATGTAAGTATCCTTGTGTCTGTGCTTCGAATAGCAAATGCTCAAGGCCGACTTAAAGCCCTCTCTACCTGTGCAACACAGCTGACTATCATTACCCTCTATTTTGTGCCACGTTTTGTTGTTTATGCCAGCACTTCTTTACCAAATGTTCCAATAACAATAAGTAGTAGTCAGAGAATCGCCCTTATCATGTTCTATAGTCTTTTACCGCCGCTGGTAAATCCCTTCATTTACTGCATCAGGATCAAAGAGATCAGGCAATTCCTTCTGAAATGTGTACAGAAACATTGTGTGCAGAAAAATCGAAGGGGCAAGAGATTAACTATTTCTAAATGA